The following are encoded in a window of Syngnathus scovelli strain Florida chromosome 4, RoL_Ssco_1.2, whole genome shotgun sequence genomic DNA:
- the LOC125967685 gene encoding adenosine receptor A3 — MTALLNQTDAVGNCALLLATTESLLNLTPASQAKVISEQPAAPLCTVCCCGFLNRAFAVAFMLSLTFAIVIGNVITLTVFVQTRQSRTPQGYLKVSLAIADMMVGVLVVPFSVYTEVSLMVTYTPPVWYQGGWASQRSPWQPCMLIGPVFAGCTFVSISTIFLMTVERSVAILWPLHKDALVTRRRTLLLILLSWAASFLLALAPLLFSSNFTLEYNECSRMCNYAPVLLGNRLPHDANILLLFPVFDFTLLGGTLAINIMSFTSIKQYSRRRKLLSEGSLTEGGGGGGGGSCPPHRPSFSDIKAAKTISILTFAFTASFSPIAVFVLGNVVGYTWCNFSFVAFWILTANSCCNVIIYSVRDHRFRKGVTLLFQRDQHCPPQEEKA, encoded by the exons ATGACTGCTTTGTTGAACCAAACGGATGCGGTTGGCAATTGTGCCCTTCTGctggcgacgaccgagtctcttTTGAACCTGACTCCGGCTTCCCAGGCCAAAGTGATATCGgagcagccggcggctcctctctGTACAGTCTGCTGCTGTGGCTTTCTCAATCGTGCCTTTGCAGTTGCTTTCATGCTCAGCCTGACTTTTGCCATCGTGATCGGAAATGTTATCACTCTGACCGTATTTGTGCAGACCAGGCAGTCCAGGACACCACAAGGCTACTTGAAAG TGTCTCTGGCTATAGCTGACATGATGGTGGGCGTCCTGGTGGTCCCGTTCTCCGTTTACACTGAAGTCTCACTGATGGTAACCTACACGCCTCCCGTCTGGTACCAGGGCGGTTGGGCTTCTCAAAGGAGCCCCTGGCAGCCCTGCATGCTGATTGGACCCGTTTTTGCCGGCTGCACCTTTGTCTCCATCAGCACCATATTCCTCATGACAGTGGAGCGAAGTGTGGCCATCCTGTGGCCGCTGCACAAGGACGCCCTGGTGACCCGGAGGAGAACTCTTCTCCTCATTCTACTCTCCTGGGCTGCCAGTTTTCTCCTGGCGCTGGCGCCGCTCTTATTCAGCAGCAACTTCACTTTAGAGTACAACGAGTGTAGCCGTATGTGCAACTACGCTCCAGTGTTGCTTGGCAACCGGTTGCCGCATGACGCCAACATCCTGCTGCTCTTCCCAGTCTTTGACTTTACTCTTCTCGGTGGAACGTTGGCTATTAACATTATGTCCTTCACAAGCATCAAACAGTACTCCAGGAGACGCAAACTGCTCTCCGAGGGGAGTCTGactgagggaggaggaggaggagggggaggctcGTGCCCTCCCCACAGACCTTCCTTTTCAGATATTAAGGCCGCTAAGACAATAAGCATCTTAACGTTTGCTTTCACCGCATCCTTCTCCCCCATTGCCGTGTTTGTGCTGGGGAACGTGGTGGGATACACCTGGTGCAACTTCTCCTTTGTTGCCTTCTGGATTCTAACGGCAAACAGTTGCTGTAACGTGATCATCTACAGCGTGAGGGACCATCGTTTTCGGAAGGGCGTGACGTTACTCTTTCAGCGTGATCAGCACTGTCCCCCACAGGAGGAGAAAGCCTGA
- the LOC125966959 gene encoding zinc finger protein 585A, translating to MAELLSSSWLGLVPSDLLHELEEPECTQIKKEAEEPVCAQMKAEDKESRHPHIKDITMFPLTGVSMKSEEGNGEKHGGPEATIPPLLNDGDHRRGSQAPPADSDEITSHSSIADNEDEGHREENRKAEQPVCAQMKAKDEESRHPHVKENITMFPLAGVSMKSEEGNGEQHGGPDATIPPLLDDGDHRKGSQAPPADSDEITSHSSIADNEDEGHREENRKAEPRASVSRPHKTVEGDADRCRGSQADSVLAPLSDSDELTSHSSGTVDEHSKGDMTHHADKKRWKCSRCDETFTYKSSLKSHKKIHVGEPFTCSVCGKGYSRKEALKIHTRTHTGEKPFPCSMCDKTFSLKESLMRHTRTHTGEKPFTCTVCGKSYSRKGHLSNHFKAHSASEKKTFACADCGKSYSQKQSLLWHQKTHTGEKPACSDCGKEFSTKGALKLHTRTHTGEKPFLCSQCGKTFPLKESLIRHTRTHTGEKPFACSVCGKRYSRKGDLSIHLKTHSASPRKRFTCSDCGKSYSKKAYLNIHLKTQCGENKFACSDCDKSYSQKQNLLRHKKTHTEETLFACSNCGKDFSTKKALKHHTQNHTGEKKPFVCLVCGKTFALKETLKTHTRTHTGEKPFACSVCGNSYSRKVYLSVHSKTHSAEKPFACSDCGKRFYQKKNLLYHTKTHTGEKHFACSVCGKTFSTKGTFKFHTRTHTGEKPFRCSVCDKTFSLKASLRSHTRTHIGEKPFACSDCGESYSQKQSLLWHQKTHTGEKPFACTDCGKSFSTKGSLKIHTRIHTGEKPFLCSVCDKTFPLKESLIRHTRTHTGEKPFACSVCGKSYSRKGDLTIHLKTHSVGAQTRFTCSDCGKSYSKKAYLNIHLKTHSEEKPFACSDCGKSFCTKGSLKNHTKTHTGEKPFVCLVCDKTFSLKESLIRHTRTHTGEKPFSCFICGKAYSRKGYLKKHISLRSCNSE from the exons ATGGCTGAATTGTTGTCGTCGTCGTGGCTTGGCTTGG TCCCCAGTGATCTCCTTCATGAGCTGGAGGAGCCTGAATGCACCCAAATTAAAAAGGAGGCGGAGGAGCCAGTGTGTGCCCAAATGAAAGCTGAAGATAAGGAGTCACGACATCCTCACATCAAAGACATCACCATGTTTCCATTGACTGGTGTCAGCATGAAGAGTGAAGAAGGTAATGGCGAGAAACATGGAGGACCAGAAGCCACCATCCCTCCACTTTTAAATGATGGAGACCATCGCAGGGGATCCCAAGCTCCACCAGCAGACAGTGACGAGATAACGTCACACTCTTCTATTGCTGATAATGAAGATGAAGGTCATCGTGAGGAGAACAGAAAAGCGGAGCAGCCAGTGTGTGCCCAAATGAAAGCCAAAGATGAGGAGTCACGACATCCTCACGTTAAAGAAAACATCACCATGTTTCCATTGGCTGGTGTCAGCATGAAGAGTGAAGAAGGTAATGGAGAGCAACATGGAGGACCAGACGCCACCATCCCTCCACTTTTAGATGATGGAGACCATCGCAAAGGATCCCAAGCTCCACCAGCAGACAGTGACGAGATAACGTCACACTCTTCTATTGCTGATAATGAAGATGAAGGTCATCGTGAGGAGAACAGAAAAGCGGAGCCTCGGGCTAGCGTCTCACGTCCACACAAGACAGTAGAAGGTGATGCAGACCGCTGTAGAGGATCACAAGCAGACAGCGTCCTTGCTCCGCTATCAGATAGCGATGAACTAACCTCACACTCTTCTGGCACTGTTGATGAACACTCCAAAGGTGATATGACGCATCACGCTGACAAGAAACGCTGGAAATGTTCTCGGTGTGATGAAACCTTTACCTACAAGTCATCCTTGAAAAGCCATAAAAAAATACACGTAGGCGAACCTTttacctgctcagtttgtggtaaaGGTTATTCTAGAAAGGAAGCATTAAAAATTCACACcagaacacacactggagaaaaaccttttccTTGTTCCATGTGtgataaaacattttctttgaaGGAAAGCCTAAtgagacacacaagaacacacactggggaaAAACCTTTTACCTGCACAGTTTGTGGTAAAAGTTATTCTAGAAAGGGGCATTTAAGCAATCATTTTAAAGCACATTCtgccagtgaaaaaaaaacttttgcctGCGCAGATTGTGGCAAAAGCTATTCTCAAAAGCAAAGCCTTTTATGGCaccaaaaaacacacactgggGAAAAACCGGCCTGCTCCGATTGTGGCAAAGAATTTTCCACAAAGGGAGCATTAAAACTTCACACAAGAACGCACactggagaaaaaccttttctTTGTTCGCAGTGTGGTAAAACATTTCCTTTGAAGGAAAGCTTaataagacacacaagaacacacactggggaaaaaccttttgcctgctcagtttgtgggaaAAGGTATTCTAGAAAGGGGGATTTAAGCATTCATTTAAAAACGCATAGTGCGAGCCCAAGAAAACGTTTCACCTGCTCAGATTGTGGTAAAAGTTACTCTAAAAAGGCGTATTTAAacattcatttaaaaacacaatGCGGGGAAAACAAATTTGCCTGCTCAGATTGCGATAAAAGCTATTCTCAAAAGCAAAACTTATTACGtcacaaaaaaacacacaccgaGGAAACCCTTTTTGCCTGCTCTAATTGTGGCAAAGATTTTTCTACAAAGAAAGCATTAAAACatcacacacaaaaccacactggagagaagaaaccttttgtttgtttggtgtgTGGCAAAACATTTGCTTTGAAAGAAACCTTAAAAAcgcacacaagaacacacactggggaaaaaccgtttgcctgctcagtttgtggtaatAGTTACTCTAGAAAGGTGTATTTGAGCGTTCATTCAAAAACACATAGTgcagaaaaaccttttgcctgctcagattgtggtaaaaggttttatcaaaagaaaaacttattatatcacacaaaaacacacactgggGAAAAACATTTTGCCTGCTCTGTTTGTGGCAAAACGTTTTCTACAAAGGGAACATTCAAATttcacacaagaacacacactggagagaaaccttttcGTTGTTCCGTGTGtgataaaacattttctttgaaaGCAAGCTTAAGAAGTCACACGAGAACACACATTggggaaaaaccttttgcctgctcagatTGTGGTGAAAGCTATTCTCAAAAGCAAAGCCTTTTATGGCaccaaaaaacacacactggggaaaaaccttttgcctgcactGATTGTGGCAAATCTTTTTCCACAAAGGGATCATTAAAAATTCACACAAGAATACACactggagaaaaaccttttctTTGTTCCGTGTGTGATAAAACATTTCCTTTGAAGGAAAGCTTaataagacacacaagaacacacaccggggaaaaaccttttgcctgctccgtTTGTGGTAAAAGTTACTCTAGAAAGGGGGATTTAAccattcatttaaaaacacataGTGTGGGTGCGCAAACACGTTTCACCTGCTCAGATTGTGGTAAAAGTTACTCTAAAAAAGCATATTTAAacattcatttaaaaacacatagtgaggaaaaaccttttgcctgctctgATTGTGGCAAATCTTTTTGTACAAAGGGATCATtaaaaaatcacacaaaaacacacactggagagaaaccttttgtttgtttggtgtgtgataaaacattttctttgaaGGAAAGCTTAAtcagacacacaagaacacacactggagagaaacctttttcctgcttcaTTTGTGGTAAAGCTTACTCTAGAAAggggtatttaaaaaaacacatttcactGCGGTCATGTAATAGTGAATAA
- the LOC125967017 gene encoding zinc finger protein 84-like: MCAKGVKDEFEEALWRKKDNEQERQQLHAVFQKPQDGLQREDLHPEQHECNSRVELQVPQPPHIKEEEEEEDITSVPFIRVIVKSEDEDEEGDGDHCRGSQADSDNTTFAGTDDDEQTKGNTTCRADNKRWKCSQCGKSFGNNSALKMHTRTHTAEKPFSCTVCGKEFSQKGNLIRHTRTHTRPTTLKKQCSVCGMRFRQNSHLKKHMRTHTGEDSFSCSVCGKEFSRKSVLTTHARTHTGEKPYCCSACSKSFSSRSSFIRHKKTHTGEKPFVCSLCGKQFSQKGNLVRHTRNHSEQSTLKPHCSASGVIASQNVRSETPPRKHRGRKTLACKVCGKKFSQKSILTIHARSHSAQKTFSCSVCNKGFSGRSSFVRHKRTHTGEKPFPCSVCGKRFGEKAHFVVHTRIHTGEKPFSCPVCNKRFSAFSTFSRHKRTHTGDKPFTCTVCGKRFALKTYFMVHARTHTGEKPFLCSVCNKRFSGRSSFVRHQKTHTGEKPFTCSVCGKSFAGKKYFMIHTRAHAGEKPFTCSVCNKSFSVQSSFVRHQRTHTDDRPYSCLLCGMRLTCRSHLDRHMTTHTGEKMFSCGLCDRKFSRKDNLKTHKCAGKM; the protein is encoded by the exons ATGTGTGCTAAAGGTGTAAAAGATGAGTTCGAGGAAGCTCTTTGGCGAAAAAAAGACAACGAGCAAGAACGTCAACAACTGCACGCCGTCTTCCAGAAGCCCCAAGACGGATTACAAAGAGAAG ATCTTCATCCTGAGCAGCATGAGTGCAACTCCCGCGTGGAGCTGCAGGTGCCGCAGCCCCCCCATattaaagaggaggaggaggaagaggatatTACTTCTGTGCCATTTATCCGTGTCATTGTGAAgagtgaagatgaggatgaagaAGGTGATGGAGACCACTGCAGAGGATCCCAAGCAGATAGTGACAACACCACATTTGCTGGCACTGATGATGACGAGCAAACTAAAGGCAATACGACTTGCCGTGCTGACAACAAACGCTGGAAATGTTCTCAGTGTGGAAAAAGTTTTGGCAACAACTCGGCTTTGAAAATGCACACGAGAACACACACAGCGGAGAAACCCTTTTCTTGCACAGTTTGCGGGAAGGAATTCTCTCAAAAAGGAAATTTgataagacacacaagaacgcaCACACGACCCACCACACTGAAGAAGCAATGCTCGGTTTGTGGGATGAGATTCCGTCAAAATTCACATTTGAAAAAGcacatgagaacacacacaggcGAAGATTCGTTTTCCTGCTCGGTGTGTGGTAAAGAGTTTTCTCGTAAGTCGGTTTTGACAACACacgcaagaacacacactggtgagaaaccataCTGCTGTTCAGCTTGCAGCAAAAGTTTTAGTAGTCGTTCATCATTTATCCgacacaaaaaaacacacactggtgagaaaccttttgtcTGCTCGCTTTGCGGTAAACAATTCTCTCAAAAGGGAAATTTGGTCAGACACACCAGAAACCACAGTGAACAAAGCACTTTAAAACCACACTGCTCAGCGTCTGGTGTGATAGCCAGTCAAAACGTGCGTTCGGAAACGCCACCGAGAAAACACAGGGGCAGAAAAACACTTGCTTGTAAGGTGTGTGGTAAAAAATTCTCGCAAAAGTCCATTTTGACAATACACGCAAGAAGCCACTCGgcacaaaaaacattttcttgttcAGTCTGCAACAAAGGTTTCAGCGGCCGGTCGTCATTTGTCCGACACAAAAGAACACACACCGGTGAGAAACCATTTCCCTGCTCGGTGTGCGGCAAAAGATTTGGTGAAAAGGCGCATTTTGTCGTACACACAAGAatacacactggtgagaaaccgttTTCTTGCCCAGTCTGTAATAAACGCTTTAgtgctttttccacattttcccGACACAAGAGAACGCACACTGGGGACAAGCCTTTTACCTGCACGGTTTGTGGTAAAAGGTTTGCCTTGAAGACTTATTTCATGGTACACGCAAGAACACACACGGGGGAAAAACCTTTTTTATGTTCAGTCTGTAACAAACGTTTCAGCGGTCGCTCATCATTTGTACGACaccaaaaaacacacactggagagaaaccgTTTACCTGCTCAGTGTGCGGTAAAAGCTTTGCTGGAAAGAAATATTTTATGATACACACTCGAGCACATGCTGGTGAAAAACCTTTCACCTGTTCGGTGTGCAACAAAAGTTTTAGTGTGCAGTCCTCGTTCGTTCGCCACCAAAGAACACACACGGATGACAGGCCGTATTCGTGCTTACTGTGCGGGATGAGATTAACTTGTCGCTCGCATTTAGACAGACATATGACGacacacactggtgagaaaatgTTCAGTTGCGGTTTGTGTGACAGGAAATTCTCTCGCAAGGACAATCTGAAAACACACAAGTGCGCTGGCAAGATGTAA
- the LOC125967006 gene encoding zinc finger protein OZF yields the protein MCKVEMLKALLNQRLSAAVDEIFGVFARTIAEYEEELCRTKEENERQRQLLDAVFRPQAESLGADASEEDLPSDQQKRSFRVDRQDPEVVQIKEEEEEADISKSSLTGVPFKSEDDGQQSQLLHHQSEKNRCPRASSGCSSQRVATANDGGESQTADSLLSPLSDHDSNTSHSEGNMARHTNNTPFKCSHCDKTFGTKYTLTRHIKSHTAGKEHWKCSQCGRTLGDRRNLRRHMMVHTGEKPFMCSICGKRFSQKANLITHTRTHTGEKPFSCSLCSKRFGDRSALIQHKKTHAGAKHFACSVYNPSFNVHSNLGQHMRTPTGKKPSA from the exons ATGTGCAAAGTAGAAATGCTGAAGGCGTTGCTCAATCAACGACTCAGTGCGGCCGTCGACGAAATATTTGGAGTTTTTGCAAGAACGATAGCAGAGTACGAGGAGGAACTTTGTCGGACCAAAGAGGAGAACGAGAGACAACGTCAACTGCTGGACGCCGTTTTCAGGCCTCAAGCTGAATCACTTGGAGCAG ATGCCAGTGAGGAAGACCTTCCCTCCGACCAGCAGAAGCGGAGCTTCAGGGTGGACCGGCAAGATCCAGAGGTCGTGCAAattaaagaggaagaagaggaggctgACATTAGCAAGTCGTCATTGACTGGTGTCCCTTTCAAGAGTGAGGACGATGGGCAGCAGTCACAGCTTCTTCACCATCAAAGTGAGAAGAACAGATGTCCGCGGGCTTCAAGCGGTTGCTCAAGTCAACGCGTGGCAACAGCAAATGACGGAGGAGAATCGCAGACAGCAGACAGCCTCCTATCGCCGCTATCAGATCATGACAGTAACACGTCACACTCTGAAGGCAACATGGCACGGCATACTAACAACACACCCTTCAAGTGCTCTCACTGTGACAAAACATTTGGTACCAAGTATACTTTGACCAGGCACATAAAAAGTCACACTGCTGGCAAAGAACACTGGAAATGCTCTCAATGTGGGAGAACTCTTGGCGACAGGAGGAATCTGAGAAGACACATGATGGTTCACACAGGAGAAAAGCCATTCATGTGCTCAATTTGCGgtaaaagattctctcagaaggccaACTTGATAACGCACACAAGAACGCACACCGGTGAGAAACCGTTTTCCTGCTCACTGTGCAGCAAACGATTTGGTGATCGTTCTGCATTGATTCAGCACAAGAAAACACACGCTGGGGCCAAACATTTTGCCTGTTCGGTGTACAACCCAAGTTTCAATGTTCATTCAAATTTGGGACAACACATGAGAACACCCACAGGGAAGAAACCATCGGCTTAG